A genome region from Deinococcus planocerae includes the following:
- a CDS encoding DUF6326 family protein, which translates to MTRPVPIHSAPKDPPIPVQIKLAAAWTSFMFLYIYVDILNFYKPGVVDGILAGLIWKFDISSTLLTLFLVSVSIPAMMVWLSMTLPARVNRATNLVVASLLIPYSVFNAAGATWEWAAFYGFSIGLEVLLLAFILRSAWTWRRTHEGAVDVATAA; encoded by the coding sequence ATGACACGACCCGTCCCCATCCACAGCGCCCCCAAGGACCCGCCTATCCCGGTGCAGATCAAGCTCGCCGCCGCCTGGACCAGCTTCATGTTCCTCTACATCTACGTCGACATCTTGAATTTCTACAAGCCTGGCGTCGTCGACGGCATCCTGGCTGGCCTCATCTGGAAGTTCGACATCAGCTCGACGTTGTTGACCCTGTTCCTCGTGTCCGTGTCGATCCCGGCCATGATGGTGTGGCTGTCCATGACGCTGCCCGCCCGGGTCAACCGCGCCACGAACCTCGTCGTTGCATCGCTCCTCATCCCCTACTCGGTGTTCAACGCGGCAGGGGCGACCTGGGAGTGGGCCGCCTTCTACGGCTTCTCCATCGGCCTCGAGGTGCTGCTCCTGGCCTTCATCCTGCGCTCCGCCTGGACCTGGCGCCGAACGCACGAAGGCGCAGTAGATGTCGCGACGGCAGCTTGA
- a CDS encoding DUF2306 domain-containing protein produces the protein MNTLLWIVTVILSLLVIVLSAPYLTLNPEVYLDVQRRVYELHTVGIVLHIVGGRVALALGPIGFLPTLRLKRPRWHRAVGRVYLLAVLLGGVAGLSMAMFAYMGVITGLGFALLACLWLYTGARAWLSLRRGNVQAHRRWMIRNYALTLGAVSLRVQLLILSPWLDFDSSYVVVTWSSWPVTLALAEGYLRRSALNAAVMGKGGGERA, from the coding sequence GTGAACACGCTGCTCTGGATCGTGACCGTGATCCTGTCGCTGCTGGTCATCGTCCTCTCCGCGCCCTACCTGACCCTGAATCCAGAGGTCTATCTGGACGTGCAGCGACGCGTGTATGAGCTGCACACGGTGGGCATCGTGCTGCACATTGTGGGCGGGAGGGTGGCGCTGGCCCTGGGGCCGATCGGCTTTCTGCCCACCCTGCGCCTGAAGCGTCCCCGGTGGCACCGCGCGGTCGGCAGGGTCTATCTGCTGGCGGTGCTGCTGGGCGGGGTGGCCGGGCTGTCCATGGCGATGTTCGCGTACATGGGCGTGATAACGGGGCTGGGATTTGCCCTGCTGGCCTGCCTGTGGCTGTACACGGGGGCGCGGGCCTGGCTCTCGCTCCGGCGTGGAAACGTTCAGGCGCACCGCCGCTGGATGATCCGCAACTACGCCCTGACCCTGGGGGCCGTGAGTTTGCGGGTGCAACTGCTGATCCTGAGTCCGTGGCTGGACTTCGACTCCAGCTATGTCGTGGTGACCTGGTCGAGCTGGCCCGTCACGCTGGCGCTGGCGGAAGGGTATCTGCGGCGCTCCGCCCTCAACGCGGCTGTCATGGGCAAGGGCGGGGGCGAGCGTGCCTGA
- a CDS encoding ATP-binding protein produces MLKLYLLGPARLTYRDQDVAWRAPPMTLPLLARLALAGPGPLERAALARSLWPDHDPGEARANLRRHLQHLRAALPAGEWVHATPTHLHLAGARLWVDVAEFETLTGQDHTLNAGVDLYRGPLLQGQDEDEWLLPERERLRARYLVALGALVREHRAILDYTRAISHAERLLAEDPLREDVLRQLVTLHAEAGNRTAALARLDRFALHLDAELGVPPMPETLALRERLTHGEVIDPFPLAESGRTGRNAAPWHLPLVGRSDELRRLRDLWAAASRGRGPAAWLSGEAGVGKTRLARELALGAEAEGTLVLVGRTTSPETRPHQALADALGGALPLLLDVPGAAAWLPVLATLLPALRARVPGLPQVTALPAEQERERLAASVADALGALARTRPVLLGMEDLHWASEASLGLLAFLIRRAPPRTFILATSRDDLPPGHPLQGVRRRLREEGAAELLALRRLRPDDALRVAGHTLPPATAAMVAGRSEGLPLFLTELAHEALHSDTGQVPRSIQETVRLRLERLEPPPRTLVEIASVLGPAFPASSLQEISGWPEGEVLGTLDELIAARFLRETFGGHLAFVHGLVQECVYHGLDASARTRLHRRAGLKLAGGAAPAQAADLARHLDLGGLGAQAAPHYAQAARQAAAQGAPDDARQFLDRALIFTDDLRQRFDLLALREELGQRGADLPDWERDLDALSELAQTWGDLDARREALRRRVLLYRRTGDQHRERELIAELQALSAGAPLWEARAALFLSRWHYLRGETGAAAQGLAPARQTLGALGEPLERLAGLHLEALVEIRRGHLEAAEVLLAQALAHAEASGDGHHEAIAIDIGLMLTQENDDVVRTLGYARRHLELALLRFDRNGEATAEAFLGGAAIKQGRWPDAREHYTRAGELWGALGRTQGLIAVRLNLATLDVFTGAVEQGLAGMAAAHTLALETHDHMYTTACLIGAAWAYTRLGQHAQARELARQGADLTRSDTEARRHAEALTWLGVADLGLGAPRQAATRLDQAAQLLRADRRTSDLALALCHLVQAHLVQSDLPQARRAADELRTLDLARIWPVHHDLYHWTLGAAAQAHGQQAAAEHFGHALAAFRKTAEAIPEPERRAALLALPFSQQVIRMAERSAAP; encoded by the coding sequence ATGCTCAAGCTCTATCTCCTCGGCCCGGCCCGCCTGACCTACCGGGATCAGGACGTGGCCTGGCGCGCGCCGCCCATGACCCTGCCGCTGCTGGCCCGGCTGGCGCTGGCCGGGCCTGGCCCGCTGGAGCGCGCGGCCCTGGCACGCAGCCTCTGGCCCGACCATGATCCCGGCGAGGCACGCGCCAACCTGCGCCGCCACCTGCAACACCTGCGCGCGGCCCTGCCTGCCGGTGAGTGGGTCCACGCCACGCCCACCCACCTGCACCTGGCCGGGGCGCGGCTGTGGGTGGACGTGGCCGAGTTCGAGACCCTGACGGGGCAGGACCACACCCTGAACGCGGGCGTGGACCTCTACCGCGGCCCCCTGCTCCAGGGCCAGGACGAGGACGAGTGGCTGCTCCCGGAACGCGAGCGACTGCGGGCGCGGTATCTGGTGGCGCTGGGCGCGCTGGTTCGGGAGCACCGGGCCATCCTGGACTACACCCGCGCCATCTCCCACGCCGAGCGGCTGCTGGCCGAGGACCCGCTGCGGGAGGACGTGCTGCGCCAACTGGTCACCCTGCACGCCGAGGCGGGGAACCGCACCGCCGCCCTGGCCCGGCTGGACCGCTTCGCCCTGCATCTGGACGCCGAGCTGGGCGTGCCCCCGATGCCCGAGACCCTCGCCCTGCGCGAGCGGCTGACTCACGGTGAGGTGATTGATCCCTTTCCACTGGCTGAGTCGGGGCGAACGGGCCGGAACGCCGCCCCGTGGCACCTGCCGCTGGTAGGGCGAAGTGACGAACTGCGGCGGCTGCGCGACCTCTGGGCCGCTGCCAGTCGGGGGCGTGGCCCGGCGGCCTGGCTGAGTGGCGAGGCGGGCGTGGGCAAGACCCGCCTGGCCCGCGAGCTGGCCCTGGGGGCCGAGGCCGAGGGCACCCTGGTGCTGGTGGGCCGCACCACCTCGCCGGAGACCCGCCCGCATCAGGCACTCGCCGACGCGCTGGGCGGGGCGCTGCCGCTGCTCCTAGACGTGCCGGGGGCCGCCGCCTGGCTGCCGGTGCTGGCGACCCTGCTGCCCGCCCTGCGTGCCAGGGTGCCGGGGCTGCCGCAGGTGACCGCCCTCCCCGCCGAACAGGAGCGTGAACGGCTGGCCGCGAGTGTGGCCGACGCGCTGGGCGCCCTGGCCCGCACCCGCCCGGTGCTGCTGGGTATGGAAGACCTTCACTGGGCCTCCGAGGCCTCGCTCGGCCTGCTGGCCTTCCTGATCCGCCGGGCGCCGCCGCGCACGTTCATCCTGGCGACCAGCCGCGACGACCTGCCGCCCGGCCACCCCCTGCAAGGGGTGCGCCGCCGCCTGCGGGAGGAGGGGGCCGCCGAACTGCTGGCCCTGCGCCGCCTGCGCCCGGACGACGCCCTGCGGGTGGCCGGGCACACCCTGCCGCCCGCCACGGCGGCCATGGTGGCGGGCCGCAGCGAGGGCCTGCCGCTGTTCCTGACCGAACTGGCCCACGAGGCCCTGCATTCGGACACGGGGCAGGTGCCCCGCAGCATTCAGGAGACCGTGCGCCTCCGGCTGGAGCGTCTGGAGCCACCTCCACGCACCCTGGTGGAAATCGCCAGCGTGCTGGGGCCAGCCTTTCCAGCCTCGAGCCTCCAGGAGATCAGCGGCTGGCCCGAGGGGGAGGTGCTGGGCACCCTGGACGAGCTGATCGCGGCCCGCTTCCTGCGCGAGACCTTCGGCGGGCACCTGGCCTTTGTCCACGGCCTGGTCCAGGAGTGCGTCTACCATGGCCTGGACGCCTCGGCGCGCACGCGCCTGCACCGCCGCGCCGGGCTGAAACTGGCCGGGGGGGCCGCGCCCGCCCAGGCCGCCGACCTCGCCCGGCACCTCGATCTGGGCGGCCTGGGCGCCCAGGCGGCGCCCCACTACGCCCAGGCCGCCCGGCAGGCCGCCGCGCAGGGAGCACCGGACGACGCCCGGCAGTTCCTGGACCGGGCGCTGATCTTTACGGACGACCTCCGGCAGCGCTTCGACCTGCTGGCCCTCCGCGAGGAGCTGGGCCAGCGCGGCGCCGACCTGCCCGACTGGGAGCGCGACCTGGACGCCCTGAGCGAGCTGGCGCAGACCTGGGGTGACCTGGACGCGCGGCGTGAGGCGCTGCGGCGGCGCGTCCTGCTGTACCGGCGCACCGGCGACCAGCACCGCGAGCGTGAGCTGATCGCCGAGCTTCAGGCCCTGTCCGCCGGGGCGCCGCTGTGGGAGGCGCGGGCCGCCCTCTTCCTGAGCCGCTGGCACTACCTGCGGGGGGAGACCGGCGCGGCCGCGCAGGGACTGGCCCCGGCACGCCAGACGCTGGGCGCCCTCGGCGAGCCCCTAGAACGGCTGGCGGGGCTGCACCTCGAAGCCCTGGTGGAGATCAGGCGCGGGCACCTGGAGGCGGCGGAGGTCCTGCTGGCGCAGGCCCTGGCCCATGCCGAGGCCAGCGGCGACGGGCACCACGAGGCCATCGCCATCGACATCGGCCTGATGCTCACCCAGGAAAACGATGACGTGGTGCGCACCCTCGGGTACGCCCGGCGCCACCTCGAACTCGCGCTGCTGCGGTTCGACCGCAACGGGGAGGCCACGGCCGAAGCCTTCCTGGGGGGCGCCGCGATCAAGCAGGGGCGGTGGCCGGACGCCCGGGAACACTACACCCGCGCTGGCGAGCTGTGGGGCGCCCTGGGCCGCACCCAGGGGTTGATCGCGGTGCGGCTCAACCTCGCCACCCTGGACGTCTTTACCGGCGCCGTGGAGCAGGGGCTGGCCGGGATGGCGGCGGCCCACACCCTGGCGCTGGAGACCCACGACCACATGTACACCACCGCTTGCCTGATCGGGGCGGCCTGGGCCTACACCCGGCTGGGGCAGCACGCCCAGGCGCGCGAGCTGGCCCGCCAGGGCGCCGACCTGACCCGTTCGGACACCGAGGCGCGGCGGCACGCGGAGGCCCTGACCTGGCTGGGCGTGGCCGATCTCGGCCTGGGCGCCCCCCGGCAGGCGGCCACGCGGCTTGACCAGGCCGCCCAGCTTCTGCGGGCCGACAGGCGGACGTCCGATCTGGCGCTGGCGCTGTGTCACCTCGTTCAGGCCCACCTGGTTCAGTCGGATCTGCCCCAGGCCCGGAGGGCGGCCGACGAACTCCGCACGCTCGACCTGGCGCGCATCTGGCCGGTGCACCACGACCTGTACCACTGGACGCTCGGTGCGGCGGCGCAGGCCCACGGGCAGCAGGCGGCGGCTGAGCATTTTGGGCACGCCCTCGCGGCGTTTCGGAAGACAGCCGAGGCCATCCCGGAGCCTGAACGGCGGGCGGCCCTCCTGGCCCTGCCATTCAGCCAGCAGGTGATTCGTATGGCAGAGCGGTCAGCGGCGCCCTGA
- a CDS encoding glycosyltransferase has product MSNILIATLPLAGHVNPLLPLARELVTRGHGVLWYTGRHFETAVRATGADYAPFASAPDHGDTPLDDVFPRRRGRSGLRAIDFDMRHVFADPIPAYVRDLTALNRRFHAGTLVTDAGFLAGAALRRLLYLKWVAVGVMPLLATSVDTAPFGPGIAPRSDALGRLRNRALSALLQRGLLAGANAHTARVFETLGLGRPARFMMDLPFHEADVYLHGSVPTFEYPRRDLPGSVKFVGPLLPDPATTFVRPAWWDELRGGRPVVHVTQGTLDLDFEKLLRPTLQALEREDVLVVATTGGRPVSDVRGPLPANVRLEPFIPHDVLLPFVDVMVTNGGFGGVQRALAEGVPLVVAGDTEDKPEVGRRVSWSGVGIDLRSGRPRPGRIRDAVRAVLRTPSFRARAQHLQQEYRAVSGPRLAADYIDALLGARTI; this is encoded by the coding sequence ATGTCCAACATTCTGATCGCCACGCTGCCCCTCGCCGGGCACGTGAACCCCCTCCTGCCCCTGGCGCGCGAACTCGTGACGCGCGGTCACGGGGTCCTGTGGTACACAGGCCGCCACTTCGAGACGGCGGTGCGCGCCACCGGTGCCGACTATGCGCCCTTCGCCTCGGCGCCGGACCACGGGGACACCCCGCTCGACGACGTGTTTCCCCGGCGGCGCGGTCGGTCGGGCCTGAGAGCCATCGACTTCGATATGCGCCACGTCTTCGCCGACCCGATTCCCGCCTACGTGCGTGACCTCACGGCCCTGAACCGCCGCTTTCATGCAGGCACCCTGGTGACCGACGCGGGCTTCCTGGCGGGCGCCGCGCTGAGGCGGTTGCTCTACCTGAAGTGGGTGGCGGTCGGCGTCATGCCCCTGCTGGCCACCAGCGTCGACACCGCGCCCTTCGGGCCGGGCATCGCGCCGCGTTCGGACGCTCTGGGTCGGCTTCGCAACCGGGCGCTGAGTGCCCTCCTCCAGCGTGGCCTGCTGGCCGGAGCGAACGCCCACACCGCGCGGGTCTTCGAGACCCTGGGTCTGGGGCGCCCGGCGCGCTTCATGATGGACCTGCCCTTCCACGAGGCGGACGTGTACCTCCACGGCAGCGTCCCCACCTTCGAATACCCGCGCCGCGACCTGCCGGGGAGCGTGAAGTTCGTGGGTCCCCTCCTCCCCGACCCGGCGACCACTTTCGTGCGGCCCGCGTGGTGGGACGAGTTGCGCGGCGGGCGCCCGGTGGTTCACGTGACCCAGGGCACGCTCGATCTCGACTTCGAAAAGCTCCTGCGGCCCACGCTGCAAGCCCTTGAACGCGAGGACGTGCTCGTGGTGGCGACCACCGGCGGAAGGCCCGTCAGCGACGTGCGAGGGCCGCTGCCCGCCAACGTCCGGCTGGAACCCTTCATTCCGCATGACGTGCTGCTGCCCTTCGTGGACGTCATGGTCACGAACGGCGGCTTCGGCGGCGTGCAGCGTGCCCTCGCGGAAGGGGTGCCGCTGGTCGTGGCCGGTGACACCGAGGACAAGCCCGAGGTGGGGCGGCGCGTGTCGTGGAGTGGGGTCGGGATTGACCTCCGGTCCGGTCGTCCGCGGCCTGGGCGCATCCGGGATGCCGTGCGCGCGGTGTTGCGTACCCCCAGCTTCAGGGCACGCGCCCAGCACCTGCAACAGGAATACCGCGCGGTCTCCGGGCCGCGACTGGCCGCGGATTACATCGACGCGCTGTTGGGCGCCCGCACGATCTGA
- a CDS encoding trypsin-like serine peptidase, with protein MSVRFTPSLPCAALTALLLAGCSGPSAPAPAPDPFTRESTALPDALPVALDLSEPVDAAVERFDRELQGVATPMPLPAPRDPGAPAPPVGHPSTIVGKNLITGEVISRPSRTEPLPPIPPPVLPPPSTDEQRAAQGLLQAQGGTLLSPSSTFASKNTPIIRYETFFPKNNKHNQCSGAMVSSQWMITAAHCVYKFVASGSPLNEYASSIKAFAGYNGDQSTIGFTFATQILITGNWREFGGGFNEDIAWVRLSRHLGGVTGFYGYTASSNCNFFKTTTLSSFGYPGETPYDGKKVFGGTFTADSCAGDGNSWPFNGVTVNTPAFGGQSGSALRAPSQDSAYPGIVMGVLTNSDRQTYSTFNRLTNQHVLDLGDAIVGSTPKTPDLIAMSVRVPPPQITPPSAASLSPQRIDENNPVKLTAGGPVQVSFRLFNNSYAPFNGNVQYNVYLSEDSNVNGADQFLGAYTTAVDLKGNSGLHIKTPAGMKVPSCVSKPFAAATIGVIVTNFDANGGNNDSSGEDALPVNVANVPKC; from the coding sequence ATGTCTGTTCGTTTCACCCCTTCCCTGCCGTGCGCCGCGCTGACGGCTCTCCTGCTCGCCGGGTGCAGCGGCCCCAGCGCCCCAGCCCCGGCTCCCGACCCGTTCACACGCGAGTCGACGGCCCTGCCGGACGCCCTGCCCGTCGCGCTTGATCTCAGCGAACCCGTCGACGCCGCAGTCGAGCGCTTTGACCGCGAACTTCAGGGGGTGGCCACGCCCATGCCACTGCCCGCGCCGCGCGACCCCGGCGCCCCTGCGCCGCCGGTCGGCCACCCCTCCACGATCGTCGGCAAGAACCTGATCACCGGGGAAGTCATCTCGCGGCCCTCCCGGACAGAGCCGCTGCCACCCATTCCCCCGCCCGTGCTGCCGCCCCCATCCACCGACGAGCAACGGGCAGCCCAGGGTCTGCTCCAGGCCCAGGGGGGCACCCTGCTGAGTCCCAGCTCGACCTTCGCGTCCAAGAACACCCCGATCATCCGGTATGAGACGTTCTTCCCCAAGAACAACAAGCACAACCAGTGTTCTGGAGCGATGGTCAGCTCGCAGTGGATGATCACCGCTGCCCACTGCGTCTACAAGTTCGTCGCTTCCGGCTCGCCACTCAACGAGTACGCCAGCAGCATCAAGGCTTTTGCAGGCTACAACGGCGACCAGAGCACCATCGGCTTCACGTTCGCAACGCAGATTCTGATCACCGGAAACTGGCGCGAGTTCGGCGGCGGCTTCAACGAGGACATCGCCTGGGTCCGGCTCAGCCGTCACCTCGGCGGGGTCACCGGGTTCTACGGCTACACGGCGTCCTCGAACTGCAACTTCTTCAAGACCACGACGCTGTCGAGCTTCGGCTATCCCGGCGAGACACCGTACGACGGCAAGAAGGTCTTCGGCGGCACCTTCACGGCGGATTCCTGCGCGGGCGACGGGAACTCCTGGCCCTTCAACGGCGTGACGGTCAACACCCCGGCCTTCGGCGGCCAGAGCGGCTCGGCCCTGCGCGCCCCGTCCCAGGATTCCGCCTATCCCGGCATCGTCATGGGTGTGCTCACCAACAGTGACCGCCAGACGTATTCCACCTTCAACCGCCTGACCAACCAGCATGTCCTCGACCTCGGGGACGCCATCGTGGGAAGCACCCCCAAGACGCCCGACCTGATCGCCATGAGCGTGCGCGTGCCCCCGCCCCAGATCACCCCCCCTTCGGCGGCCAGTCTGTCTCCCCAGCGCATTGACGAAAACAATCCGGTCAAGCTCACTGCGGGCGGGCCGGTCCAGGTGTCGTTCAGGCTGTTCAACAACAGCTATGCTCCCTTCAACGGCAACGTGCAATACAACGTGTATCTGTCGGAGGACAGCAATGTCAACGGAGCAGACCAGTTCCTCGGGGCGTATACCACTGCGGTAGACCTCAAGGGCAATTCAGGGCTGCATATCAAGACGCCCGCGGGAATGAAGGTGCCCTCGTGCGTCTCCAAGCCTTTCGCCGCCGCCACCATCGGGGTCATCGTGACCAACTTCGACGC